A single region of the Microbispora sp. ZYX-F-249 genome encodes:
- a CDS encoding metallophosphoesterase family protein: MRIHVVSDVHGRADALARAGDGADALICLGDLLLFIDYADHSQGIFPDLFGAEKASELVGLRSAGRFGEARELSAGLWASLDGDPRDVIEAAVRRQYEQIFSAMPTPAYLTYGNVDMPRLWADHLRPGQRVLDGEVVEIGGLTFGFVGGGLRTKYRTPYEIDDEEYARKVEAVGEVDVLCCHIPPAIPDLLYDVVARRFERGSEATLEAIRRTQPRFALFGHVHQPLVSRTRVGRTECVNVGHFRGRGTPFALEW, encoded by the coding sequence ATGCGCATCCACGTGGTCAGCGACGTCCACGGCCGGGCCGACGCGCTCGCCCGCGCGGGCGACGGGGCCGACGCCCTGATCTGCCTCGGCGACCTGCTCCTGTTCATCGACTACGCCGACCACTCGCAGGGCATCTTCCCGGACCTGTTCGGCGCGGAGAAGGCGAGCGAGCTCGTGGGCCTGCGCTCGGCGGGCCGCTTCGGCGAGGCGCGGGAGCTGTCGGCCGGCCTGTGGGCCTCCCTCGACGGCGACCCCCGCGACGTCATCGAGGCGGCGGTCCGGCGCCAGTACGAGCAGATCTTCTCCGCCATGCCGACGCCCGCCTACCTCACGTACGGCAACGTGGACATGCCGCGCCTGTGGGCGGACCACCTGCGGCCCGGGCAGCGGGTCCTGGACGGCGAGGTGGTGGAGATCGGCGGGCTCACCTTCGGGTTCGTCGGCGGCGGTCTGCGCACCAAGTACCGCACGCCGTACGAGATCGACGACGAGGAGTACGCGCGCAAGGTCGAGGCGGTCGGCGAGGTGGACGTGCTGTGCTGCCACATCCCGCCCGCCATCCCCGACCTGCTGTACGACGTGGTGGCCCGGCGGTTCGAACGGGGGAGCGAGGCCACGCTGGAGGCGATCAGGAGGACGCAGCCCCGGTTCGCGCTGTTCGGCCACGTTCACCAGCCGCTGGTCAGCAGGACCCGTGTGGGGCGCACGGAGTGCGTCAACGTCGGCCATTTCCGCGGCCGTGGCACGCCTTTCGCCCTGGAATGGTGA
- a CDS encoding SRPBCC family protein yields MADRTSSSITIGAGRSTIMAVIADFPAYPEWAGQVKKAEVLETGADGRATRVRFVLDAGVISDEYVLGYDWDDDAGVSWRMADAGRMLSGLTGSYRLTENGGGTEVTYDLAVDLKVPMIGMIKRKAEKVIVDTALKGLKRRVESR; encoded by the coding sequence ATGGCTGATCGCACTTCGTCGAGCATCACGATCGGCGCCGGCCGGTCGACAATCATGGCCGTCATCGCCGACTTCCCGGCCTATCCGGAGTGGGCCGGCCAGGTGAAGAAGGCCGAGGTCCTGGAGACGGGCGCGGACGGCCGCGCCACCCGGGTCCGGTTCGTCCTCGACGCCGGAGTGATCAGCGACGAGTACGTCCTCGGGTACGACTGGGACGACGACGCGGGCGTGAGCTGGCGGATGGCCGACGCCGGGCGGATGCTCTCGGGCCTGACCGGCAGTTACCGCCTGACCGAGAACGGCGGCGGCACGGAGGTCACCTACGACCTCGCCGTGGACCTGAAGGTCCCGATGATCGGCATGATCAAGCGCAAGGCCGAGAAGGTCATCGTCGACACGGCGCTGAAGGGGCTCAAGCGGCGCGTCGAGAGCCGATGA
- a CDS encoding endonuclease/exonuclease/phosphatase family protein has protein sequence MTSPGSADGVLRVATYNVRGLRDDRGALVRVIRALRPDVLCLQEAPRLPGWRRQRRALARAAGLSVAAGGRVGGTAVLTAPAVRLLRGRGHRLRWFAGLEWRSVALAVVEKDRERYAVCSAHLDLVAGARLSHAAQIVPLLERAAREFEAAPVLAGDLNEAPEAPVWRLLGGRYTDCFTAAPGPAGRGDDARAGATFPAREPRVRIDAIFAGPGLSVVSYGGADAPPGDLAAASDHRPVVAELVPTPPAGG, from the coding sequence GTGACCTCGCCAGGCTCCGCTGACGGCGTGCTGCGGGTCGCGACCTACAACGTCCGGGGACTCAGGGACGACCGCGGGGCGCTGGTCCGGGTGATCCGCGCCCTGCGGCCCGACGTGCTCTGCCTCCAGGAGGCGCCGCGCCTGCCGGGGTGGCGGCGGCAGCGGCGGGCGCTGGCCCGCGCCGCGGGCCTGTCGGTGGCCGCCGGAGGCCGGGTGGGCGGGACCGCCGTCCTCACCGCCCCGGCCGTACGGCTCCTGCGCGGGCGCGGGCACCGCCTGCGGTGGTTCGCCGGGCTGGAATGGCGCTCCGTCGCGCTCGCCGTGGTGGAGAAGGACCGCGAGAGGTATGCCGTGTGCTCGGCACACCTCGACCTCGTGGCGGGGGCGCGCCTGAGCCACGCGGCCCAGATCGTGCCGCTCCTGGAGCGCGCCGCCCGGGAGTTCGAGGCCGCGCCGGTGCTCGCCGGCGACCTCAACGAGGCCCCCGAGGCCCCCGTCTGGCGCCTTCTCGGGGGCCGCTACACCGACTGCTTCACCGCCGCGCCGGGCCCCGCTGGGCGGGGAGACGACGCCCGGGCCGGTGCGACGTTCCCGGCCCGCGAACCCCGCGTGCGGATCGACGCGATCTTCGCGGGCCCGGGCCTGAGCGTCGTGTCGTACGGCGGCGCGGACGCCCCGCCCGGCGACCTGGCCGCCGCGAGCGACCACCGGCCGGTCGTCGCCGAGCTCGTGCCCACGCCGCCCGCAGGGGGCTGA
- a CDS encoding SAM-dependent methyltransferase, translated as MGDRVGGWNWTHRDPDYLPPEVDTTKPSIARVYDAFLGGKDNFAVDRAVATEGMRHFPDRGEGARNNRAMLFRGVKYMAEQGIDQFLDIGSGLPTMDNTHSVAQRINPAAKVVYVDNDPIVLAHARAILQTDERTRVITADMREPEVILNHPDVEGFLDLSRPIGLLMVAVVHHLADAEDPNGLVDAYKARLAPGSYMQLTHFCSCAPEMRELEAVLLQMLGTGRARDLPEIVRFFDGLDLVEPGVVHVPEWRPEEPVRYPLDLGGICVAGGVGRKP; from the coding sequence ATGGGTGACAGGGTCGGCGGCTGGAACTGGACGCACCGCGATCCCGACTATCTCCCCCCGGAGGTCGACACGACCAAGCCCAGCATCGCGCGGGTGTACGACGCGTTCCTGGGCGGCAAGGACAACTTCGCGGTGGACCGCGCGGTCGCGACGGAGGGCATGCGGCACTTCCCCGACCGCGGCGAGGGGGCCCGCAACAACCGCGCGATGCTGTTCCGCGGCGTGAAGTACATGGCCGAGCAGGGCATCGACCAGTTCCTCGACATCGGCTCGGGCCTGCCCACGATGGACAACACCCATTCGGTCGCGCAGCGGATCAACCCCGCCGCGAAGGTCGTCTACGTCGACAACGACCCCATCGTGCTGGCCCACGCGCGGGCGATCCTGCAGACCGACGAGCGCACCCGCGTGATCACCGCGGACATGCGCGAGCCCGAGGTGATCCTCAACCACCCCGACGTCGAGGGCTTCCTCGACCTCTCCCGTCCCATCGGCCTGCTGATGGTGGCCGTGGTCCACCATCTCGCCGACGCGGAGGACCCGAACGGCCTCGTGGACGCCTACAAGGCACGCCTGGCTCCGGGCAGCTACATGCAGCTCACCCACTTCTGCTCCTGCGCGCCGGAGATGCGCGAGCTGGAAGCCGTGCTGCTGCAGATGCTCGGCACCGGCAGGGCCCGGGACCTGCCCGAGATCGTGCGGTTCTTCGACGGTCTCGACCTCGTCGAACCCGGCGTCGTGCACGTGCCCGAGTGGCGTCCCGAGGAACCCGTGCGCTACCCCCTCGATCTCGGCGGCATCTGCGTCGCCGGCGGCGTCGGCCGCAAACCCTGA
- a CDS encoding AMP-dependent synthetase/ligase, translating into MREFSVPVLVDVPPSANCTDVVFQRGVDEPDTVVIRRKEGEDPGAPWTPVTAAQFRDQVAAAAKGLIAAGVEPGDRVGLMSRTRYEWTVADYAIWAAGAVGVPIYETSSADQVKWILSDSGAKAAIVETAAHEETVREAAPDLPLLWRIDDGGLAELERLGAEVGNDTLAERRASRGGRDLATIIYTSGTTGMPKGCRLTHDNLLFTARNVSLGPLESLFDVDGRAALLFLPLAHSFARIIQVVLIETKTVLAHSPNMKNVAPDLREFRPTFLLGVPRVFEKVYNAAEQKATAEGKGKIFHAAVRAAIEWSRAESSGGAGLGARLKHAAFDKLVYGKLRAATGGALTAAVSGGSALGERLGHFFRGVGIEVFEGWGLTETSAPSTVNIPGANKIGTVGKPFPGVSIRIADDGEILVKGRHVFDGYWNNERATKEVVDPEGWFHTGDVGSLDDDGYLSITGRKKEILVTAGGKNVAPAPLEDAIRAHRLVSQVMVVGDDKPFIGAIITLDHEAMEQWKEANGRSGASMAELCSDPAVVAEVQQAVDDANRMVSKAEQIKKFSILDIELSEETGHVTPKQSIKRHVVTRDFAKQIDELYGG; encoded by the coding sequence GTGCGCGAGTTCAGCGTTCCCGTGCTGGTGGACGTGCCTCCATCCGCGAACTGCACCGACGTGGTGTTCCAGCGCGGCGTGGACGAACCGGACACCGTCGTCATCCGCCGTAAGGAGGGTGAGGATCCGGGCGCGCCGTGGACGCCGGTCACGGCCGCGCAGTTCAGGGACCAGGTGGCGGCCGCCGCCAAGGGGCTGATCGCCGCCGGGGTCGAACCCGGCGACCGGGTCGGGCTGATGTCGCGCACGCGCTACGAGTGGACGGTCGCCGACTACGCCATCTGGGCGGCGGGCGCGGTCGGGGTGCCGATCTACGAGACGTCCTCCGCCGACCAGGTGAAGTGGATCCTGAGTGACAGCGGCGCCAAGGCCGCGATCGTGGAGACGGCCGCCCACGAGGAGACCGTGCGCGAGGCCGCGCCCGATCTGCCGCTGCTGTGGCGCATCGACGACGGCGGGCTGGCCGAGCTGGAGCGGCTCGGCGCCGAGGTGGGCAACGACACGCTGGCCGAGCGCAGGGCGAGCCGCGGCGGCCGCGACCTCGCCACGATCATCTACACCTCCGGCACGACCGGTATGCCGAAGGGCTGCCGCCTCACCCACGACAACCTGCTGTTCACCGCGCGCAACGTCTCCCTCGGGCCGCTGGAGTCGCTGTTCGACGTGGATGGCCGGGCCGCGCTGCTCTTCCTCCCGCTGGCGCACAGCTTCGCCCGGATCATCCAGGTCGTCCTGATCGAGACGAAGACGGTGCTCGCGCACAGCCCGAACATGAAGAACGTGGCGCCCGACCTGCGGGAATTCCGGCCCACCTTCCTGCTCGGCGTGCCCCGCGTGTTCGAGAAGGTCTACAACGCCGCCGAGCAGAAGGCCACCGCGGAGGGCAAGGGCAAGATCTTCCACGCCGCGGTCCGGGCCGCGATCGAGTGGAGCAGGGCCGAGAGCTCCGGCGGGGCCGGTCTCGGCGCCCGGCTCAAGCACGCGGCCTTCGACAAGCTCGTGTACGGCAAGCTGCGGGCGGCCACCGGCGGCGCGCTGACGGCGGCGGTCTCCGGCGGATCGGCCCTCGGCGAGCGGCTCGGCCACTTCTTCCGCGGCGTGGGCATCGAGGTGTTCGAGGGCTGGGGGCTGACCGAGACCAGCGCGCCCTCGACCGTCAACATCCCGGGCGCCAACAAGATCGGCACGGTCGGCAAGCCGTTCCCCGGCGTGAGCATCCGCATCGCCGACGACGGCGAGATCCTGGTGAAGGGCCGGCACGTCTTCGACGGCTACTGGAACAACGAGCGGGCGACCAAGGAGGTCGTCGACCCCGAGGGCTGGTTCCACACCGGGGACGTCGGCAGCCTCGACGACGACGGCTACCTGAGCATCACCGGCCGCAAGAAGGAGATCCTCGTCACCGCCGGCGGCAAGAACGTCGCGCCGGCGCCGCTCGAGGACGCCATCCGCGCACACCGCCTGGTCAGCCAGGTGATGGTGGTCGGCGACGACAAGCCGTTCATCGGCGCGATCATCACCCTCGACCACGAGGCGATGGAGCAGTGGAAGGAGGCCAACGGCCGCTCCGGCGCCTCCATGGCCGAGCTCTGCTCCGATCCCGCCGTCGTCGCCGAGGTGCAGCAGGCCGTGGACGACGCCAACCGGATGGTCTCCAAGGCCGAGCAGATCAAGAAGTTCAGCATCCTCGACATCGAGCTGAGCGAGGAGACCGGCCACGTCACGCCGAAGCAGTCGATCAAGCGGCACGTCGTGACCCGGGACTTCGCCAAGCAGATCGACGAGCTGTACGGCGGCTGA
- a CDS encoding ROK family glucokinase, whose amino-acid sequence MALTIGVDVGGTKIAYGVVGDDGAIIERGLRHSPAGSPEKMALTIADAVTELAARHEVEAVGIGAAGFVDETRSVIRFAPNLAWREEPLREKVGELVGLPVVVENDANAMAWGEYRFGAGRGESHVVCVTVGTGIGGGIVLGGELYRGRWGMGAELGHMQAVPGGRACGCGNSGCWERYASGSSLLMEAKDNAQADPEGAEHLLRLGGSVEGIQGEHVTEAARLGDRAALAAFESLAGWLAQGLADMAAVLDPGCFIIGGGVSGAADLFVDRVREEFAARLTGRGHRPLAEIRVAEMGPSAGLVGAGDLARLR is encoded by the coding sequence ATGGCGCTGACCATCGGCGTGGACGTGGGCGGTACCAAGATCGCGTACGGTGTCGTCGGAGACGACGGCGCCATCATCGAGCGCGGCCTGCGGCACAGCCCGGCGGGCAGCCCCGAGAAGATGGCGCTCACGATCGCCGACGCGGTGACCGAGCTCGCCGCGCGGCACGAGGTCGAGGCGGTCGGCATCGGCGCGGCGGGCTTCGTCGACGAGACCCGGTCGGTCATCCGTTTCGCCCCCAACCTCGCCTGGCGCGAGGAGCCGCTGCGCGAGAAGGTGGGCGAGCTGGTCGGCCTGCCGGTCGTCGTGGAGAACGACGCCAACGCCATGGCCTGGGGGGAGTACCGCTTCGGCGCGGGCCGGGGCGAGAGCCACGTGGTGTGCGTGACCGTCGGCACGGGCATCGGCGGCGGGATCGTGCTGGGCGGCGAGCTCTACCGCGGGCGGTGGGGGATGGGCGCCGAGCTCGGCCACATGCAGGCGGTGCCCGGCGGCCGTGCCTGCGGCTGCGGCAACAGCGGCTGCTGGGAGCGGTACGCCAGCGGCAGTTCGCTGCTGATGGAGGCCAAGGACAACGCGCAGGCCGACCCCGAGGGCGCCGAGCACCTGCTGCGGCTCGGCGGCTCGGTCGAGGGCATCCAGGGCGAGCACGTGACCGAGGCGGCGCGCCTGGGCGACCGGGCGGCGCTGGCCGCCTTCGAGTCGCTCGCCGGATGGCTCGCCCAGGGGCTGGCCGACATGGCCGCGGTCCTCGACCCCGGGTGCTTCATCATCGGCGGCGGCGTCTCCGGCGCGGCGGACCTGTTCGTCGACCGGGTGCGCGAGGAGTTCGCCGCGCGGCTGACCGGCCGCGGACACCGCCCGCTCGCCGAGATCAGGGTGGCCGAGATGGGCCCGTCGGCCGGGCTGGTGGGAGCCGGTGACCTCGCCAGGCTCCGCTGA
- a CDS encoding ArsA family ATPase: MRVLLFTGKGGVGKTTAAAATATLAAARGNKTLVVSTDTAHSLADALGVPPSAEPVEAAPGLHLQQVDTQKSLERHWGELRDYAGNVLAELGLDEVTSEEITVLPGAEEILALLELREQARTGRWDVIVVDCAPTAETLRLLALPEALDWHVNRLLPVGRRVLRALSPVIRHVAKVSVPEGEVVSAGERLHRGLLEVRALLTGDDASVRLVLTPEAVVVAEARRTLTSLSLYGYRVDAVIANRVFPAEGADEWRLGWVEAQARQLAAVHESFAPLPVLTAPYLPAEPVGTAALADLAARMYGDRDPFARPDAEPPLRFTADELTLSLPLADRDDLDLARKGDDIIVTAGSYRRVIALPAALARRRISSAALRDGRLRVRFEAGGAI; the protein is encoded by the coding sequence ATGAGGGTCCTCCTCTTCACGGGGAAGGGCGGGGTCGGCAAGACCACGGCGGCCGCCGCGACCGCCACGCTCGCGGCCGCGCGCGGCAACAAGACGCTGGTCGTGTCCACCGACACCGCGCACTCGCTCGCCGACGCGCTCGGCGTGCCGCCCTCGGCCGAGCCGGTCGAGGCCGCCCCCGGCCTGCACCTGCAGCAGGTGGACACCCAGAAGTCGCTGGAGCGGCACTGGGGCGAGTTACGCGACTACGCCGGGAACGTGCTGGCGGAGCTCGGCCTCGACGAGGTCACCTCCGAGGAGATCACCGTCCTGCCGGGCGCCGAGGAGATCCTCGCGCTGCTCGAACTGCGCGAGCAGGCCCGCACGGGCCGCTGGGACGTGATCGTCGTCGACTGCGCCCCGACCGCGGAGACCCTGCGCCTGCTCGCCCTGCCGGAGGCGCTCGACTGGCACGTCAACCGTCTGCTCCCCGTGGGCAGGCGGGTGCTGAGAGCGCTGTCGCCGGTCATCCGGCACGTCGCCAAGGTGAGCGTGCCCGAGGGCGAGGTCGTCTCGGCGGGGGAGCGGCTGCACCGGGGGCTGCTGGAGGTGCGCGCGCTGCTCACCGGCGACGACGCGTCCGTGCGGCTCGTGCTGACCCCCGAGGCCGTGGTCGTCGCCGAGGCCCGCCGTACGCTCACCTCGCTCAGCCTGTACGGCTACCGCGTCGACGCGGTGATCGCCAACCGGGTCTTCCCCGCGGAGGGCGCCGACGAGTGGCGGCTGGGCTGGGTGGAGGCCCAGGCCAGGCAGCTCGCCGCGGTGCACGAGTCGTTCGCGCCGCTGCCCGTCCTCACCGCCCCCTATCTTCCGGCGGAGCCGGTCGGAACCGCAGCCCTCGCGGACCTCGCCGCGCGGATGTACGGAGACCGGGATCCCTTCGCCCGCCCGGACGCCGAGCCGCCCCTGAGGTTCACCGCCGACGAGCTGACGTTGTCCCTGCCGCTCGCCGACCGCGACGACCTCGACCTCGCCCGCAAGGGCGACGACATCATCGTCACCGCAGGGTCCTACCGGCGGGTCATCGCCCTGCCCGCCGCCCTCGCCCGGCGCCGGATCTCCTCGGCCGCGCTCCGCGACGGCCGGCTCCGGGTACGGTTCGAGGCAGGAGGGGCGATATGA